One segment of Dolichospermum sp. DET69 DNA contains the following:
- a CDS encoding metal ABC transporter permease: MLQALIEPLQYGFMQRSLIIAILVGLLCAIVGSYLMVQRLALLGDAISHSVLPGLAIAFMIGANIFVGAFIAGVLSTMAIALIKTRSPIKEDAAMGIVFSAFFALGVTLITVIQKDNKIDLNHFLFGNILGVTADEVRDTAIIAAIVLIVVFLLYKELLFYTFDPLGAQAAGLPVNRLNFGLMLLIALTIVASMKAVGVILVLSLLITPGATAYLLVKRLHEVMILGAVIGVISSISGMYLSYFYNLPSGPAIVLVVSALFTLALLFSPRHGILIPSTNRR, from the coding sequence ATGCTTCAAGCACTAATAGAACCGTTGCAATATGGCTTCATGCAGCGTTCCTTAATTATCGCCATATTAGTAGGCTTATTGTGTGCCATAGTCGGTAGCTATTTAATGGTACAACGCCTGGCATTGCTGGGTGATGCTATTAGCCATTCAGTATTACCAGGACTAGCGATCGCCTTCATGATCGGTGCTAATATCTTTGTAGGAGCGTTTATTGCTGGTGTTTTGAGTACAATGGCGATCGCCTTAATTAAAACACGTTCCCCCATTAAAGAAGATGCCGCTATGGGCATAGTTTTTTCTGCCTTTTTTGCCCTTGGTGTCACCTTAATCACAGTCATTCAAAAAGATAATAAAATAGATTTGAATCATTTTCTTTTTGGTAACATTTTAGGGGTGACAGCGGACGAAGTAAGAGATACAGCTATTATTGCAGCTATTGTTTTAATAGTAGTTTTCCTATTATATAAAGAACTGTTATTTTACACTTTTGATCCTTTGGGCGCACAAGCTGCTGGTTTACCAGTTAATCGCTTAAACTTTGGTTTAATGTTGTTAATTGCTTTAACTATTGTTGCCAGTATGAAAGCTGTGGGAGTAATTTTAGTATTATCACTTTTAATCACTCCTGGTGCAACTGCTTATTTATTAGTAAAGCGGTTGCATGAAGTGATGATTTTAGGGGCGGTAATTGGGGTGATTTCTAGTATTAGTGGAATGTATCTCAGTTACTTTTATAATTTACCTTCTGGTCCGGCGATTGTGTTAGTAGTTTCTGCTTTGTTTACGTTGGCTTTGTTGTTTAGTCCTCGACATGGGATTTTGATTCCTAGTACGAATAGGAGATAA